A genomic segment from Neodiprion lecontei isolate iyNeoLeco1 chromosome 1, iyNeoLeco1.1, whole genome shotgun sequence encodes:
- the LOC107224994 gene encoding homeobox protein bagpipe-like, whose product MMDDPKKIEASNSPKGSQGSQPTPFSIADILSREISSQEPERRQDASEEVEKLTHPLQGKLLVEYARTTSSHPLTEAEAHLQGTRFPRFPSPELSMARELDILRRNLAQANLTGFGNLQHLGQGSFKHLETLGTIAAYQQSATEARDSAQRQQDEALDMSKSKLFDDVEEDIYDSQSHGQTLQGRKKRSRAAFSHAQVYELERRFAAQKYLSGPERADLARGLKLTETQVKIWFQNRRYKTKRRQQQELGALVNSGSARRVAVRVLVHPDEHLRGVPLPGPGQIPGQHPGAQIHPVNKALSGFPYYCLPYHPLLCPPLHSAQIQSQTSIQDMNQRQREMQLSKNDDEK is encoded by the exons ATGATGGACGATCCGAAAAAAATAGAAGCCTCAAACTCGCCGAAAGGTTCGCAAGGCTCCCAACCGACTCCTTTCAGCATAGCGGATATTTTAAGCCGCGAAATATCCTCCCAGGAACCGGAGAGACGTCAAGACGCTTCCGAAGAGGTAGAAAAACTGACACATCCTCTTCAGGGTAAACTCCTCGTTGAATACGCGCGCACCACGAGCAGCCACCCTTTGACAGAAGCCGAGGCTCATCTTCAGGGAACCCGGTTTCCAAGATTTCCGTCACCGGAGTTGAGCATGGCTCGCGAGCTCGATATCCTCAGACGAAATTTAGCCCAGGCCAACCTAACCGGCTTTGGGAATCTTCAGCACCTTGGACAGGGGAGCTTCAAGCACTTGGAAACTCTCGGGACGATCGCGGCTTATCAACAGAGCGCCACCGAGGCCAGAGACTCCGCGCAGCGACAACAGGACGAGGCTTTAGATATGAGCAAGAGCAAACTTTTCG ACGACGTCGAGGAAGATATTTACGACTCTCAGTCTCACGGGCAAACACTTCAAGGCAGAAAGAAGAGGAGCAGAGCTGCCTTCTCTCACGCACAGGTATACGAATTGGAACGACGATTCGCGGCGCAAAAATACTTGTCCGGACCGGAAAGAGCCGATCTGGCTCGAGGCCTCAAGCTCACCGAGACCCAAGTCAAAATATGGTTTCAAAACCGAAG GTACAAGACCAAAAGACGCCAGCAGCAGGAACTCGGCGCCCTTGTAAACTCTGGATCCGCACGGCGAGTCGCGGTTCGCGTTCTTGTTCACCCGGACGAGCATCTTCGAGGGGTCCCGCTTCCCGGTCCCGGCCAAATTCCCGGACAGCATCCCGGCGCCCAGATACATCCGGTGAACAAGGCGCTCTCCGGTTTTCCCTACTACTGCCTCCCGTATCACCCTTTGTTGTGCCCACCGCTTCATTCCGCTCAAATACAATCCCAGACCTCGATACAGGATATGAATCAGAGGCAACGAGAGATGCAGCTTTCtaaaaatgacgacgaaaagtaA
- the LOC107224983 gene encoding homeobox protein Nkx-2.5-like — protein sequence MLSSFTSATPFSVRDILNEDQQFCAMDCYSQQQQQQPQPQQHLPQDYYTYNIVPDNNWEVEKYKEQQGVISGYQNYHPEMNHVHQLSQVMPPYQETSVAEDGNVVTSSKTELRKSQSGKRSKRKPRVLFSQTQVYELEQRFKQQRYLSAPERELLAQTLKLTSTQVKIWFQNRRYKNKRARLEDAEKMQAQNMKNQSLKKIPVPVLIKDGKPNIQDAYSAPYWPNLRPEIGMGMQPADFRSGDVRLSPEFRGNHQPDMRLDTSVSPEFRSDLNSELSGRSSLNSDVHRHISPEFRANLTPEVRPAMQCDGRLVKTECCVNLSSDGSPYSDHKIVGVEAKPMTNENRVAPEILGTDYNFSNYLGPPNYQMQYVNYMDQVPIEQNLQRLW from the exons ATGCTGTCGTCCTTCACTTCGGCAACCCCGTTTAGCGTCCGCGATATCCTGAACGAAGATCAGCAATTTTGTGCCATGGATTGCTATtcacaacagcaacaacagcaaccTCAACCACAACAGCATCTCCCGCAAGATTACTACACGTATAACATAGTGCCGGATAACAACTGGGAGGTAGAAAAGTACAAAGAGCAACAAGGAGTAATTTCCGGCTACCAGAATTACCACCCCGAAATGAATCACGTTCACCAACTGAGTCAAGTCATGCCGCCGTATCAGGAGACCTCGGTTGCCGAGGATG GAAACGTGGTAACGTCCAGCAAAACTGAACTTCGAAAGAGTCAGTCCGGGAAAAGATCAAAGCGAAAGCCCCGAGTGTTATTCTCGCAG ACCCAGGTATACGAACTGGAACAACGCTTCAAGCAGCAAAGATACCTGAGCGCTCCGGAGCGAGAGTTACTGGCCCAGACATTGAAGCTGACGAGTACGCAGGTGAAAATTTGGTTCCAAAACCGGCGGTACAAGAACAAGCGGGCGCGACTCGAGGACGCGGAAAAGATGCAGGCACAGAACATGAAGAATCAGTCCCTGAAGAAGATCCCGGTACCGGTACTGATCAAGGACGGAAAACCGAACATCCAGGACGCGTACAGCGCGCCTTACTGGCCGAACCTGCGGCCTGAAATCGGGATGGGAATGCAGCCGGCTGATTTCCGCTCCGGGGACGTCAGGCTGAGCCCGGAATTCAGGGGAAATCATCAACCCGACATGCGTCTCGACACGAGCGTCAGCCCTGAGTTCCGATCGGATCTGAATTCGGAACTCAGCGGACGATCCAGCTTGAACTCCGATGTGCACAGACACATAAGTCCCGAGTTCAGGGCGAATTTAACGCCGGAAGTTCGCCCGGCGATGCAGTGCGACGGAAGATTGGTGAAGACCGAGTGTTGCGTGAATCTCTCCAGCGATGGTTCGCCCTATTCCGATCACAAGATCGTCGGCGTCGAGGCCAAGCCGATGACGAACGAAAACAGAGTAGCGCCGGAAATTTTGGGTACGGATTACAATTTCTCAAACTACTTGGGCCCGCCGAATTATCAGATGCAGTACGTAAACTACATGGACCAGGTTCCGATTGAACAGAACCTTCAGAGGCTGTGGTAG